One Candidatus Aramenus sp. CH1 genomic window, TATTACGGCTTCTTATATTTAATTCTAGCTTCTTCAATAGCCCTTTTTATAGGGCATATCTTAGGGGATATAGCATTACCATTTTTCTATAGTAAAATCAGAAATTTCAACATTATCTTACACGGTATACTTCCAATAATTTCCTTTTTCATACTCGTAATAGGAATATATTATAGCTTTTATCCACCAACATATCCTATAAACATTGCAGCCATAACTACTTCGATCTTTGCAGCATTAGTAATTATTTATGCGCTAATAAATAAAAATGTGAGAAAGTTAAGTAATCTAAACGTTGAAGAGTACGAGGATAATATATAGTTTAAGACTAAAAACTCTTCAAGTAATAGATTAATAGTACATATAGTAGAATAATCTATTTTCAATAATATTAAAATGATTGTAAGAAGATTAAATCTAAAATGATTTTAATAGAATATTTTGCATCAAATATTATATATTATAAAGTAGTTCTTAAAAGCTGACATAAGAATCAGTAAACCTCAACTTAGTAAAAGTTTTTAACTTAAGTAGATTATTCATATGCTACTCTCTTCCATCAACTTAAGCAAACGGTTTACTTTTGTTTACTTTCTTAAGGCTTTACTTCTATTCTCTTTATCTTGACTATATCCTTCAACCTCTCCCAGTCTTTATCGTTGCTAATAACAGTGCAATCTAACCTCTTAGCTATCATAGCATTTACTGCTTCACCTAGATTTACATCTCTCGTAAACATTACGTTAATAGCATCCTCGATGTCCTTAAGCGAAACCTCTACTATTACATTCTTTATGTGGGACAAAGTAAGGTTTAGAAATTTCACATAACCTTCAGCTCTTGATTTCTCTCCTTTCTTAAGTAACTCAAGGTATTTCTTACGTATAACTGAGGCCAACTCTATAACTGACATTAAGCTAACTACAAACGGTTGCTTAACGTTCACAAACTGCTTAGACACTAGGACATCAGTGTCTAAGAGATATTTCTCTTCCATAAGGTCAACCTAGATATTTCATGACTGAGTTAGAAAGCTCCTCTTCTGCCTCTTTATGAATTTCTTTAAAGTCTAGCTCAGTAACTAATCTGAGGAACTCTTCATTGAAGAAACTTGAAGCTTTCTTACTCACAGCCTCAGCTAACTCTTCATTATCAGTTAGAAAGTCTCCATTGCCGAGGTCAACCAAGTAAACCTTTTTACCCTTATACTTAGGAATGTAAATTCTTCCTTTATCATCAACTTTCTTTTCAATCTTTTCCCCTATCATATTCCCACTAATATATTCTTTGAGTCCTTTATTAATTTTTCTCCTTTTTACTCGAGTATGGATATAGTGCCGTTATATGGGTATAAAAATCAGTGTTAACCAGCTCATTGACGAATTTTTAAAAATTAAAGCTCTCCTTATACTATTAGATTGTAATTTGTTATA contains:
- a CDS encoding AbrB/MazE/SpoVT family DNA-binding domain-containing protein; translated protein: MIGEKIEKKVDDKGRIYIPKYKGKKVYLVDLGNGDFLTDNEELAEAVSKKASSFFNEEFLRLVTELDFKEIHKEAEEELSNSVMKYLG